The following is a genomic window from Pseudomonas lurida.
GCGGGTGACGTCCGCCCACGGCACGAACTTGAAGTTCTGGGTTTGCTCGGGCATGCGCTTGCGCCCGTCCTGCACCACCAGCATGCCTTGGCTCCAGGGGCCGCCGAGGTGGATGGCGGTGACTTCCAGGCCATCGGTTTCCGAAGCTCCGTCGATACCGGCGGCCGCATTAAGGCCAACGCGGAAGGCCCCGCGCGTGGCAAAGGGTGGCTCGGCATCCACCACCAGGTAGCTGTCATTGCCCTGGCTGGAAATCACCAGGTAATCGCGCGCGTTGCTCTGGTACAACGCCAGGCCCTCGACATCCGCGTGCAACTGCGGCCCCACCTTGATCACACTGGTGAGCGTGGCCGGTTGGTCGGCACGCGCATCCACCGCCCAGACGCCGACGTCCTCCTCGCCAATGAACAAGCGCTGGCGTTGGTCGTCGGCCACGCAGCCTTCGGGTTGGCTGTCGACGTTGAACTGGCGCACCAGCTCGCCCTGTACACGGCCATCTGCTGCGCTGAGGCGGTATTGCAGGAAGGTGCCGTCCTTGTCGTTGGCAACCGCATAGATCTCGCCGCTGGCTGGCTGGAACAGGCAAATACCATAGATGTCCTTGAGCGGCGTAGGCACTTCGCCCGCTTCGCGCAGTTCACCGCTCTGACGGTCGATGCTGAACAGGCTCAGGCTGTTGTGATCGCGATTGCTCGCCACGGCGAGGTCGACGGTGCGCGAGCCGAGCTTGAAATTGGGGCGTACATCGACGTTGTTGAGGCGGCCGACCGCCAGCTCCTGCAACAGCTTGCCGTCGAGGTCATAGGCCAGCAGGCCTTGCTTCTTGTTCGTACCGAGGACGCGGCTTTTTTCCGGCTGCGTGGGGTGAATCCAGATGGCCGGGTCGTCCGCCGCATCGCCCTGGCGGCCGACCGGGTCGGTCTGGCGCACAGCGGCGACTTCCGGCAGCACCGGCTCGGCTGGCACCGGCTTGGCTTGCCAGTTGAGTGTGCCTTGGTACAACTTGCCGGTGTCGTCATCACGCACCAGCAGTTGCTGGCCATTGACGCTGAGTTGTTCCGGTTCCTTGAGTCCTGGCAGCGTCAGGCTCGGTTGCTCAACCCAGCGTTTGCCGGTGTGCTGGAACAGGTGCAGCTGGGCGGTCTTTGGATCAAGCGCCACCACTGCGCCCGGCACCAGCGCCATGGCCCCGGCTTCGCGCTTGGGGTCGTCGAACAGCGCCACAGGCGTGCGTTTGACCTCAGCCTCCGGGTGCGCCGGGTAAGCCCACCAGCCGACGTTTTCTTCGTTCACCACCAGTTGCTGGGTGGCATCATCCACCTGGCAGAACTGTGCCGACGGTGGCAGCGGCAGGCCGCGTACGCGCTGGGGTTCGCGGAGCAGGCTCGAGGCGTTGCCCACCAACCATTGCTCGCCCTTGCCCTCTTCGCCCACCAGGAACACAAACAGGTTGGCTGCCCCGTCGCGGTATAGGCACAGGCCGGTCACCGGGTAGTCGCGGGTAGGCAGGTACAGCGGTTGGCCCCAGGTTTTGCTGGCGGTATCCAGGTTGATCAGCAGCGCCTGCTGACGCTCGTTGTCGAGGCTGGCGACCAGCACTTGGGCACCGGTGACACGGGTGTCCAGGCTGCTGAAGTTGCCATTGAAACGCGCCAGCCCGACGCCTTTGTTGTCGAGCAGTTGCAGGCCATCGCGGGTGCTGGCAACCAGGCGGTGGGTGCCGTTGGGCAGCAGGTTGATGGCTTGGGCATTCACACTGGAGCCCCAGGCAGTCAGGGCCAGGTCGGCGGCCATTACCGGTGAACCCACGGCCAGCGCGATCAGCAGGTACAGCTTGGAAATTCTCATGAACGAACACATCCTTCGACAGCAATAGAGATCTACTGTGGGAGCTGGCTTGCCGGCTCCCACATCGGAAATGAGGGGGTGCTTAGAAATGGGTGAAGGTCAGGCCCAGCTTGTAGGTCGGGCCGTACTCCTCGTACTGGCCGTTGTAGCTACGATGGCCGGTGTAGACGAAGTACGACTCATCGGTGAGGTTCTGGGCCTCGAAGCTGACTTGCAGGTTCTTGGTGAGCGAGTAGCGTGCGCTGAAGTCGACGAAGGTCTGTGCGTCGACGTGCAGGTCATGGGCCTTGTCATTGATCGAGGCCAACTCGTAGAGGTAGGCCGATTTGTAGTTGGCCGACAGGCGCAGGCTGAGCTTGTCGTCTTCCCAACCGAGCATCAGGTTGCCGACGGTATCGGACTGGTTGGGCAGGCTGATAGTGCGCTTGCGGTTCGTCCCGCTGGCGCTGTCGAAACCTTCGATATCAGCACTGGAACGGCTGAACGTGGTGTTGGCACCGATCAGCAGACCGTTCCATGGCGCCGGCAGCCAGTCGAACTTCTGTGAGTACGCCAGTTCCAGGCCGTAGAGCTTGGCACTGTCGCCGTTCGCATAGGTGTGGGCCTCGGCAAAGTTGGTCCAGGCGCCAGTACCGGCCAGGTCGGTGTTGTAGA
Proteins encoded in this region:
- a CDS encoding phytase; protein product: MRISKLYLLIALAVGSPVMAADLALTAWGSSVNAQAINLLPNGTHRLVASTRDGLQLLDNKGVGLARFNGNFSSLDTRVTGAQVLVASLDNERQQALLINLDTASKTWGQPLYLPTRDYPVTGLCLYRDGAANLFVFLVGEEGKGEQWLVGNASSLLREPQRVRGLPLPPSAQFCQVDDATQQLVVNEENVGWWAYPAHPEAEVKRTPVALFDDPKREAGAMALVPGAVVALDPKTAQLHLFQHTGKRWVEQPSLTLPGLKEPEQLSVNGQQLLVRDDDTGKLYQGTLNWQAKPVPAEPVLPEVAAVRQTDPVGRQGDAADDPAIWIHPTQPEKSRVLGTNKKQGLLAYDLDGKLLQELAVGRLNNVDVRPNFKLGSRTVDLAVASNRDHNSLSLFSIDRQSGELREAGEVPTPLKDIYGICLFQPASGEIYAVANDKDGTFLQYRLSAADGRVQGELVRQFNVDSQPEGCVADDQRQRLFIGEEDVGVWAVDARADQPATLTSVIKVGPQLHADVEGLALYQSNARDYLVISSQGNDSYLVVDAEPPFATRGAFRVGLNAAAGIDGASETDGLEVTAIHLGGPWSQGMLVVQDGRKRMPEQTQNFKFVPWADVTRALKLP